The Streptomyces sp. NBC_00236 DNA window AGGTCAGCTGGCGCCAGAACCAGCGCGCCCAGCCGATGACGCCCATGGCGGGAAGGCTCGCCATGGCCTCCTCGCGCGGCGCTGTGGAGAGCTGGGAGCCGGCGGCGCCGAGCTCCCGGGCGGTCTCCCGGTCCTGCTCCGCGCGCACCTCCCGCTCATCGGGACGCTCGCGCTCCTGGGACGGGTTGGACTTGGTGTTGCTCATCGGTACTCAGATCCCCACCGTGAAGCCGGCGGACCAGCCCTGTAGTTCCTGCATCATGCTGCCCCACACACCGGTCAGCAGGAGCAGACCGGTCACGATCATCATGCCGCCGCCGATGCGCATGACCCATGCGTAGTGGCGCTTGACCCAGCCGAACGCGCCGAGCGCCTTGCGGAAGGCGACCGCCGCGAGGACGAAGGGGATGCCGAGGCCGAGGCAGTACGCGACGGTCAGTATCGCCCCGCGTCCGGCGGTTCCCTGGTCCATCGCGAGGATGCTCACCGAGCTCAGCGTCGGGCCGAGGCACGGAGTCCAGCCGATCCCGAAGAGCGCTCCGAGCAGCGGTGCCCCCACCAGGCCGGTCACCGGCTTCTTGTGGATGCGGAACTCGCGCTGGGTCATCCACGGCATCAGGCCCATGAAGAAGACCCCCATGAGGATCATCAGCACGCCGAGGATCTTGGTGAGCGGCCCGCTGTTCTCCTGGAGCGTGTCGCCGAAGTAGCCGAAGAGCGCGCCGCCGGAGACGAACACGGCGGTGAAGCCGACCACGAACAGCGAGGCGCCCGCGACCATGCGTCCCCGTCGGGCGTCGGCCAGATCGGCGCCGCTGACCCCGGTGACGTAACTGAGGTAGCCGGGGACGAGCGGCAGGACGCAGGGCGAGAAGAAGGAGACGAGCCCGCCGAGCAGGGCGATGGGCAGGGCGACCAGCAGGGCCCCGCTCAGGACCGTCTCGTTGGGGCCGGCGGCGAGGGCGATCACCTGATCACTTCTCCGCGATCAGGGGGTCGAGCATCTCGCGCAGCCGGGTGTCGTCGAGCGGGCCCACGTAGCGGGCGGCCAGCTTGCCCTGCCGGTCGATGACGACGGTCGAAGGGATGGACTGCAGCTTGAACGTCCCCTTGGGGAACCGCAGCAGGAGCTTCCCCGTCGGGTCGTAGAAGCTGGGGTAGGTGACCCCGAAGTCCTTCTCGAAGCTGATGGCCTGGGCCGGCTCCGGGTCGCGGGTGTTGACCCCGATGAACTGGACGCCCTGGTCCTCGGTGGCCTTGGCCACCTTGGTGAAGTACTTGGCTTCCAGTCTGCAGGGGGCGCACCACGAGCCCCAGGCGTTGAGGACGACGACCTTGCCCTTGTAGTCGGCGAGGTCGAGCTTCGTGCCGTCCAGGCTCTTGCCGTCGAGCTTCGGCGCGTCGGCCCGCTCGCCCTTGGCCGCGGTCGAGATCCCGCCATTGCCGGTGACGAAGTTCGTGTCGCCACCGCCACCGGTCGTGCCGCCCGAACCGCACGCGCTCAGCGTCAGTGCGAGCGCGACGGCCGCCGCGGGTGCGGCGAGCAGGGTGAAGCGGCGTCGGTATGCGCGGCCATAGCTCATGTGAAAAGTTTCGCATGACGGTTTCGGGGATCTTGGGCACCCCCCTCGGTGCCCGTAAAGCCCGTTGTCAGGCCTGTTTAAAGAACGCGTTCCAGCCGCCTTCGGGAGCCTGACCGACCTCCAGCGTACGAAGCTTCGCCAGCACCGCCGGGTCCTGGACGTCGAGCCAGTCGACGAACTGCCGGAAGGAGACGAGGCGCACATCCGGCTTCCCCGCGATGTGCTTGAGCGCGTCCTCGACCGCATCCATATAGATGCCGCCGTTCCACTCCTCGAAGTGGTTTCCGATGTAGAACGGCGCACGGTTCGTCTCGTACGCACGCTGGAAACCGCTGAGGTACGCCTGGGTGGCCTGGTTCCGCCAGCCCGGATACCGGGACGGCATTCCCTTGGTCGAATTCTGCGACTGGTTGGCCAGGATGTTGTAGTCCATGGAGAGGACCTCGAAACTGTGCCCGGGGAACGGGATGCCCTGGAGCGGCAGGTCCCAGACGTCCATGCGCTTGGTGGGCCACACCTGGGTGCCACCGGGCGAACTGGCGTCGTAGCGCCAGCCCAGCTTCTTCGCGGTGGGCAGCAGATTGTCCTGGCCGAGCAGACAGGGGGTGCGGCCGCCGACGAGTTCCTTGCGGTAATCGAAAGGCAGCGGGTCGAGGTCGGTCCAGCCGGTGTTGGTGCGCCATTCGGTGACGAAGGAGATCGACTGATCGATTTCGCTCTGCCACTGGGAGGGCGACCAGTTGCCCACCGATCCGGAGCCGCCGCAGAAATGCCCGTTGAAGTGCGTGCCGATCTCATGGCCGTCGAGCCAGGCCTGGCGCACACCCTTCAGCGTCTCCTTGATGTGATCGTCGGTGAGATAACCGATGTCGGAGGCGCCGATGGGGTTGCCCGGCGGACGGTAGAGGGATTTCTTCGATTCGGGCAGCAGATACAGACCTGAGAGGAAGAAGGTCATCTTCGCGTCGTGTTCCCTGGCGAGTTCCAGGAAGCGCGGGAACAGCCCGTTGCCGACCTCGCCGGCCCCGTCCCAGGAAAAGATCACGAACTGCGGCGGCTTCTGCCCGGGTTCGAGCGGAACGGGCGTGGACGGCTGGTGCGGCTGCTTCCCGGTGTCGGCGGTGGAACCGTCACCGATGGCGCGGACGTCCTTCTTCGCGGGCCCGTTGCCCTTGACCGCGCCGTCGGCACCCTTCTCCCCCTTGGCGCCCTTGTCCGGACCCGCCCCACCCGTATCGGAACCGCCGGAGGAACTGCAGCCCGCCATCCCGATGGCGGCCGCGGCCCCAAGTCCGGCTCCGAGCAAACCCCTTCGGCTGATGTCGCGCATGCTGTTTCCCATCTGCGGTCGTTTTGCCTCAAGTCCATACAAACTGGCAAAGGCTTAGATGGGTGAAGCAACACGAGGGTTCCTCGAATTAGCACACAATTCTTTACGGAACCAGACCCCAGCCATGCCCGAACGCGAGAGCGACCCCGAACCCCCAGAAAACCGGCAGGCCGAAACCCCGGACGGCGAAATTCCGCCCGGTCGGCCTACGAAATGATCAGCACGAGCCGGAGACGGTCACATCCCGGACCGCAACGCCCAGATCCAGCCCGTCCGGTGATTGAGGACAAAACGGCCACCTGGTCGCACCCGGGCCCATCCCCGGCCCACCCGGGGCGGGCCCGGACCGAAACCCCCGGCCCAACGGCCGGCTACGCGCCGAACCCCTTCGACGCCCCCTTCACCGGCTTCGCCCCCGCCAGCAGATGCGCCGGCACCAGATCCCGGGCCGGCTCCGAGTACCCGACCGACACGATCTTGTCGCCCTGGTACGTGAAGCTGGTCAGCGAGGCGAGCGTGCACTGACGCTTGCGCGGGTCGTGCCACAGGCGCCGCCGCTCCACGAAGCTGCGGACGATCCAGATCGGCAGCTGATGGCTGACGCACACCGCCTCGTGACCGCGCGCCGCGTCGCGCGCCGCGTCCAGGGCGCCCATCATCCGTACGACCTGCTCGATGTACGGCTCACCCCACGACGGCCGGAACGGGTTCGTCAGGTGCTTCCAGTTGTCCGGCTTGCGCAGCGCCCCGTCGCCCACACCGAAGGTCTTGCCCTCGAAGACGTTGGCGGCCTCGATGAGCCGCTCGTCGGTGGCGAGGTCCAGGCCGTGCGTCTTGGCGATCGGCGTCGCCGTCTCCTGGGCCCGCTCCAGCGGGGAGGCGACGACATGCGTGATGTCGCGCTTGTCCAGGTGCTCGGCGACCCGGTCGGCCATCTGCCGGCCGAGCTCGGAGAGGTGGTAGCCGGGCCGGCGCCCGTACAGCACGCCCTCCGGGTTGTGCACCTCTCCGTGGCGCATCAGGTGGACGACGGTGATGTCCCGGCGTCCGGTGCCGGTACTGCTGGTCTCGCTCATGCGGTGGCCTCCGATGCGGCTCGGGCTGCGGCGGGCAGCGCGGCGGCGATCCGCTCGACGGCCCGGCTGTCGTGGGCGGTGGAGACGAACCACGACTCGAACGCGGACGGCGGGAGATAGACCCCCTGCGCCAGCATCGAGTGGAAGAACGCGGTGAAGCGGAAAGCTTCCTGCCGCTTGGCGTCGTCGTAGGTGCGGACCGGCCCGTCGGTGAAGAAGACGGAGAACATGTTGCTCGCGGCCTGCACGGTGTGCACGACCCCCTCCTTGTCGAGGGCCCGGCTCACCAGCCCCCGGATCTCCGCGGAGACCGCG harbors:
- a CDS encoding cytochrome c biogenesis CcdA family protein, yielding MIALAAGPNETVLSGALLVALPIALLGGLVSFFSPCVLPLVPGYLSYVTGVSGADLADARRGRMVAGASLFVVGFTAVFVSGGALFGYFGDTLQENSGPLTKILGVLMILMGVFFMGLMPWMTQREFRIHKKPVTGLVGAPLLGALFGIGWTPCLGPTLSSVSILAMDQGTAGRGAILTVAYCLGLGIPFVLAAVAFRKALGAFGWVKRHYAWVMRIGGGMMIVTGLLLLTGVWGSMMQELQGWSAGFTVGI
- a CDS encoding histidine phosphatase family protein — its product is MSETSSTGTGRRDITVVHLMRHGEVHNPEGVLYGRRPGYHLSELGRQMADRVAEHLDKRDITHVVASPLERAQETATPIAKTHGLDLATDERLIEAANVFEGKTFGVGDGALRKPDNWKHLTNPFRPSWGEPYIEQVVRMMGALDAARDAARGHEAVCVSHQLPIWIVRSFVERRRLWHDPRKRQCTLASLTSFTYQGDKIVSVGYSEPARDLVPAHLLAGAKPVKGASKGFGA
- a CDS encoding TlpA family protein disulfide reductase; protein product: MSYGRAYRRRFTLLAAPAAAVALALTLSACGSGGTTGGGGDTNFVTGNGGISTAAKGERADAPKLDGKSLDGTKLDLADYKGKVVVLNAWGSWCAPCRLEAKYFTKVAKATEDQGVQFIGVNTRDPEPAQAISFEKDFGVTYPSFYDPTGKLLLRFPKGTFKLQSIPSTVVIDRQGKLAARYVGPLDDTRLREMLDPLIAEK